The sequence CCAAACCcacctgttctctgattggatagttaaatttgtgattaacatgacattggccaatcagatgaaaggaagaaaaaccgggtcaaaattcgtacttgtaacttgagtGCCGAGTTTCACACCTAttagtccacacacaaatcttttttacgcacacacaaattatttttacacatacgAATCCtaatttacaagtacaaaatatttatgaccacaattggCGCCCATATTTATACACCCTCACAATGGTATCGTGTGTGGGAgtcagggttttaatagttttgcaattttcattagtttttatttttatttagttttgacttcagattttcaattttatatcagttttaagtagtttttaccaattgtttgctagtttagtttagtttttatttttttgaaaatccttagtttcagtttagttttgattagtttcagttatagttttagttgtgtttgcaataattaagtgtaacaaaatcccagtttcatcatatcagtcattctcttctgcttatccttgggtatgttgctattccagctaccataccctgGACGGGTcgcaatgaccttgtagtaccatatcaccctattagagcacttcgctctcgctctgcaggcctacttgttgttcctagagtatttaaaagtagaatgggaggcagagccttcagttttcaggcccctcttctgtggaaccagcttccagtttggattcaggagacggacactatctctactttcaagattaggcttaaaactttcctttttgctaaagcatatagttagggctggaccaggtgaccctgaatcctcccttagttatgctgcaatagacataggctgccggggcattcccatgatgcattgagtttttcctttccagtcacctttctcactcactatgtgttaacagacctctctgcattgaatcatatctgttattaacctctgtctctcttccacagcatgtcttttatcctgtcttccttctctcaccccaaccggtcgcagcagatggccccgcccctccctgagcctggttctgccggaggtttcttcctgttaaaagggagtttttccttcccactgtcgccaaagtgcttgctcatagggggtcatatgattgttgggtttttctctgtatctatgaagcgccttgaggcgacttttgttgtgatttggcgatatataaataaaattgaattgaattgaaaattgaactTTTGACAGAGTAGGATAGACATTATCAAATGAGGAGAAGGAATTTTCTGGGATTGAAGATCCTCTGGATGAGTGGCTAAAAGCTATCATTTTGTCATTGATTGGTAATTGACTGATAACTGGCCACATTCacagctgtattgacttgttgtggATGTTGTCTATCCCATGTTTGAGGACTCCAATTAACAGATTGAAAACAGCAACACTAAGGGAAGAACATGCAGTGCAACCCTATCAGTTGCCAGTGTCGGTTGGGCTCTGTGATGAatcaggtgagctggcttcatgGCTGAACCAAGACATAAATTGCCCCCAGGTGTTTAGAGGTAGGAAAGGCAAAATGTATATTGCAATTTTGTGTTTAAGCTTTAATGATCAAAAGAAACTGAATCGTGTTTAGAAGATAAGATGCCTGTGTTCGTTTAATGCGTTCCCATGAGGAGGCCGGCTGACGGTCTGGAAGACCCAGTATCTGACCGACTGAATGAGGACGACAGCTGATTTAGCGCTGACTCGACCACAGGACACCATCCCAGTTAAGAGGAAAAGGCTGAGTATCACTCTGGAGGGAACCTGTGGGACAGCAGGCTGAAcgaaacatgttttttgttcaCACATTAAAACGTGTGAAAGGAGGGAATGTTGGGattgaaaatgtttgatttctatTACTAAAATAAGCGGTTATAATcattttcatacacacattgcAAATGTGCCCAATAATAAGTTGGCACTAAGTCTTTTGAATTTCAAAAGCTTCGTTCGACGTGACTGTCCGGACTGATATATTGTTGGAAATGACTTAGAGGTGCAGAGGGATAACTGCAAACATGCTTACACACATAgattatgattagaataagtctGGGTCAGAGAGTGCCGAACATGATATTCTAAACCAACTTTGAATCACTAGAAGAACAATGGATAATACCATCAGATTATCAAGGCTAGGCAGAgaggtgttttgcttttctgtctcttacagacGAGGGAGCAGATACCAGACGAGGTCACGGAAATACGAGGATGACACCAAGACTGCCACGTCCGTGCGGGAGGAAGATAGCTCCTTTAATCTATGTTTTTGTCTTACTATATAATGTTGTACAGCACACTTGAGGGTCATCCTTTTTGTGAAACATGCTGCTGGTTCACATAGATGTCCACAGCGCTGTGTAAAGTTGTAATTTCAACTGCCAAAAGCAAAgtaaatccttttttaaaagacaaaccTTTCTCCTGAGATTCCTTCCAAAAATTGTGAACATGACAACTGTCAATATAGAGTGACATTAACTTGTGGAAACAGCAACTTTGCTTTTAAGAGTGTTCTGAAGTCAGTGAAAGAGTGGGTCATATATGGGCAATTTCAACGGGCCATTACTTTGAAAGGCAAAATCAAGGTGACTTGAAATTGACTTGGTATCCCCGTGAGAGTGTACACTGTTGATCTAGAatgaaattatcctgtggaaacagcaattttcattttaagaGCATTCTGaagaaattgaaagagtatatCATATATGGGGAAATTCAAAGGGCCCATTAATTTAAAAGGCAAAATCAGAGCAACTTGAAATTGGCATGGTTTTACTGTGGGGTTGGACACTGTCGATTTAAGGTGAAAAATTATCCTGtgaaaacaggaattttcctatttagagcattttgaaatcattgAAAGTTAAGTCATATATGGGCAATTTGaaatggcttttattttggaaggcaaaactcagactgacttgaaattgacatggtatcactgtggggttggaTACTGTTGATATAAAGTGCAACTAGTCTTTGGAAATATGagttttgcttttaagagcattCTGAAATAATTGAACTGATCACTGACTTCGTCAGCTGGTGCGAACAGAACCATCTTCGCATCAATGCCAGCAAGAGGAAGGAGCTGGTGATTGACTTCAGCAAGAAGCCACCCACTATTACACCAGTGAACATCCAGGGTTTGGACATTGAAATGGTGGAGTAGTACAaatacctgggtgttcacctcaataacaaactggactggtccacaaacacagatgcactTTACAAAAAGGGTCTCAGTCATCTCCACCTGCTACGGCGGGCGACTGAGATCCTTCAGGGTGAACGGGACACTCCTAAGGATGTTTTAAGACACTGTGGTGGCGTCTGCTATCTTTTCTGCTGTGGTCTGCTGGAGTGGCGGAATGGCAGAGAGGGACAGGGAGAAACTCAAACTGGTCAGGAGTGCCAGCTCTGTCCTGGACTGTCCACTGAAGTCCATCGAGCAGGTTGGGGAGGAGAGGATGTTGTCTAAGCTAACATCCATCATGGACAACACCTCCCACCCCCTGCATGAGACTGTacgagcactgagcagctcgttCAGCAGTAGACTTACGCCCACAGTGTAGGAAGGAGCGCTACCGCAGGTCATTCttaccagcagctgtcagactctataatGCAACTTAACATTCTTTTGGTCATCTTACTCACCAGCTTGTTTactgtacattttatacatatctCTGTAcaattttccaatttttctatACACATTCTGTACACTGTTATCTGTATATACCTGTATATACGAACTTCGGTTGCTTATGTTTATAGGACCACATTGTGTCttccttttacattttattttcccttGCTGCAAGAGCTCTGTAACGCCGAAATTTCTCATCCGTGGGATAATAaagctttattttattctagTCTACTCtattgaaagagtagttcaaaaatgaaaattcacagggcttttactttggaatccaaaataagatggccttgatATTGACAGGGCGCTACTAGGATACAGGGTTGTGTCATGTGGATCTAACATTAGAGTGTGTAAACAAGactaaattatatgttattatgttcttaacatatctgttaattcactcgaagttggcttATATTTTGAAGTCAGGTTTCTACATCTCttcccgtaatactttgaatacacagggaacagaaaacaaactggaggctggcttgacgcCAGTTTTGAGACCTGCCTTAGACCTGCACTGATAATGGATCCAATGGTTTTCACCCCTCAGCAGTATAGCTCGAGAATGAAGTGAGGTAAAATTTACCAATTCAAAAGGTGCATCTACAAAATAGCTAGTCATTGTGACTTTGACCTCAAGTTCTGAGGCTTTTTAGAATTTTCACATTTCTACCACAGATGCATCTACTAGGATGCTGAGGTGTAGCACTGGCGGCTACCAGTATTTATCTCTGTAAGAACCTCGATCAAACTGAACTCACCACCCGGCTGAAGTATTTATCCAAGACCTCCACAAAGTTATGAACCAGCTCGTAGATGGACAGCTCATTCTGTGAGAGTAAAGAGGAGAAACACGTCCTGTTGACCATTGAAAGGACGAAAGAGGTGTAAAATACCTCCGATCACACTCACCTCACTGTCTGTGATGCCCACCACGATATACAGAGCAGCATACTGGCGGTAAACCAATTTAAAGTCTTTGTACTCCACAAAGGAACACTGCAAACAGAGAGGGGTTATAAACATGATAttgttatgttatttatttgatCTAAACAAGACTGGGAACTCGCAGACAGACACCTGATCTTTCTTGCGGCTCAGGCAGTAGCGTACTACATCGGCCTCAAGAGCTGCTCTTCTGCTCAGCTCCACAGAGTGATAATACCTGGACAGCCTGGTCTGACCCTGTCGGTTCACCATTAGCACGAACTTGATCATTATCCGATCGGTTGCTGGCTGCAGAGGAATCGTAAAGTCGATATTATCAGTACAGACCATTGCCCCGTGGTATGAGATATTGCAATCTAATACCTCACTCCATACCTGAACGTTTGTTTTACTTACCGCCAGCTGTTAGCTTGTGCCAGTTGCTACATTAACTCCATCAAACGGGCTAAAACGGGAACTTCTGTTAACGAGTTTTTGCCCCAATctaatgttattttaaacacaATGCTGTCGGTTTACAGGATTAAAGTAAGATTACTGTAAAGTACTGTAAGG comes from Astatotilapia calliptera chromosome 14, fAstCal1.2, whole genome shotgun sequence and encodes:
- the ap4s1 gene encoding AP-4 complex subunit sigma-1 isoform X2 codes for the protein MVCTDNIDFTIPLQPATDRIMIKFVLMVNRQGQTRLSRYYHSVELSRRAALEADVVRYCLSRKKDQCSFVEYKDFKLVYRQYAALYIVVGITDSENELSIYELVHNFVEVLDKYFSRVSELDIMFNLDRVHIILDEMIQNGHIVETNKSRILAPLTTIDKMVDS
- the ap4s1 gene encoding AP-4 complex subunit sigma-1 isoform X1, with amino-acid sequence MVCTDNIDFTIPLQPATDRIMIKFVLMVNRQGQTRLSRYYHSVELSRRAALEADVVRYCLSRKKDQCSFVEYKDFKLVYRQYAALYIVVGITDSENELSIYELVHNFVEVLDKYFSRVSNVHFSLQSELDIMFNLDRVHIILDEMIQNGHIVETNKSRILAPLTTIDKMVDS
- the ap4s1 gene encoding AP-4 complex subunit sigma-1 isoform X4, with amino-acid sequence MIKFVLMVNRQGQTRLSRYYHSVELSRRAALEADVVRYCLSRKKDQCSFVEYKDFKLVYRQYAALYIVVGITDSENELSIYELVHNFVEVLDKYFSRVSNVHFSLQSELDIMFNLDRVHIILDEMIQNGHIVETNKSRILAPLTTIDKMVDS
- the ap4s1 gene encoding AP-4 complex subunit sigma-1 isoform X3 produces the protein MVCTDNIDFTIPLQPATDRIMIKFVLMVNRQGQTRLSRYYHSVELSRRAALEADVVRYCLSRKKDQCSFVEYKDFKLVYRQYAALYIVVGITDSENELSIYELVHNFVEVLDKYFSRVIMFNLDRVHIILDEMIQNGHIVETNKSRILAPLTTIDKMVDS